Proteins from one Flavobacterium branchiarum genomic window:
- a CDS encoding DUF1826 domain-containing protein yields the protein MNNPFSDSNQIGTVSTFSELVNTNFKGDVNALCWYRNLDGDFNEIVTKLSLKENITEVFPEDLIALQLSEKGNIAREIILNDLQLLADFGASPSLNLLKCYERDDEFDFISTDVYSFHVDRSPIATDTFLCTYQGAASDIISNSQAEQKILIPEIREKLKKLHDGPAEEFEDFLKENYFDLHYQLNTDAEPINLRQGHLWRLAVDHPKQQVLPCIHRAPVENEGEYRLLLIC from the coding sequence ATGAACAATCCATTTTCTGACAGCAACCAAATTGGAACGGTATCTACTTTCTCTGAGCTTGTAAATACTAATTTCAAGGGAGATGTAAATGCACTCTGCTGGTACAGAAATTTGGATGGTGATTTTAATGAGATTGTAACCAAACTATCTCTCAAAGAAAATATAACAGAAGTTTTCCCAGAAGACCTAATCGCACTTCAATTATCCGAAAAAGGAAATATTGCAAGGGAAATAATCTTAAATGATTTACAATTATTAGCTGATTTTGGAGCTTCTCCTTCTCTTAATTTACTGAAGTGTTATGAACGTGATGATGAATTTGATTTCATATCGACTGATGTGTATTCGTTTCATGTCGATCGTTCTCCTATTGCAACAGATACTTTTTTATGTACCTATCAAGGAGCAGCAAGCGATATTATTTCTAATTCGCAAGCAGAGCAAAAAATTCTAATTCCAGAAATTCGAGAAAAGCTAAAAAAGCTACATGATGGACCAGCAGAAGAATTCGAAGACTTTTTGAAAGAAAACTATTTTGATTTGCATTATCAGTTAAATACTGATGCAGAACCTATTAATTTAAGACAAGGACATCTTTGGCGACTGGCTGTAGATCATCCAAAACAACAAGTATTACCTTGTATTCACAGAGCACCTGTAGAAAATGAAGGCGAATATCGGTTGTTGTTGATTTGTTAG
- a CDS encoding OmpA family protein translates to MAKGIKKIEWTGEGSIISNLSERNRKARIKADQFVYFKITEWHEGTTDEQKKGSVLWHLQTHNPRGSILKLTKRADDKYGVMLPKKLCGPFTYYVQAILPYAKHSKSAGVLIGGWCEPKIISSAWAKQSKGEDVRKTNQFNYGEPLYLNLSTEGLNGAINLIIEIHRRVMGGDSVTDDQLIKVYTKTPVNNGEVNIILTDTLSWQPKLMRRKYIEEFYIKVKDPLTNTYIKDDYNDVYHARYLRIQDRINFVFPERDLGLSKSMIGELKQYERNAGTCKFTRIGVNYRGDDDLIFDEGKFIRKINPKDNFSTVEQIHYDYDKWDIRNDAKPILDKVADYLILPPLLPVELGAHTDNRGTEEYNLDLSAKRADSVVKYLISKGVPSYLITGKGYGKAKLIHKETTVSEAQHQENRRITLQFKIFDNNAETLVHDVVVPSYKKPTQLRINIEGFIRKGCHKKKEHLNTIQSHDSYKQAVTYDLTENQSNYIDVQLNSRLPTVPHITDVFNFGNNYRNIYSYHLNSCTYYSGTKHPSFAINAYPDIVWVGHFLYNYNIREGMDEKPKTPYFFHGKTVELKNGITEEVKELTDSIIGFLLNFFPGGWVGVNVILPYLESQAEYYDVGLHAYYDRDIEKRDELLSLQGCTTLDFIKADATTRRIVALVIYQIVVIGLLIDLIMIFLTRGGSASSKVVKIASKVKKGTDYLDKIGAEIVPPSIAVNTGVYYKMQADSRMALIYEANIKAEPLVAINFTKKYTIKSLLDSNETDPNKKKSNEAIDGILSKIGKDDVTFSLTMEGEIALQQNIQYNVLTEQYTLKDKFNNLPQKNIICHSKKIRGSISLEGAIEKKYFKFSPLKTDISTNVKLEMFCEAFVVTEFGFDKKDGRGLFMTQKLKFSGLKGTFKGEATVTSKKFGSYKYSSIDDKSIDFKVLEGFEQILKTIYFFNTTTI, encoded by the coding sequence ATGGCAAAAGGAATAAAAAAAATAGAGTGGACTGGTGAGGGGAGTATCATTAGTAATTTATCCGAACGAAATAGAAAAGCACGAATAAAAGCAGATCAGTTTGTTTATTTCAAAATAACAGAGTGGCACGAAGGCACCACAGATGAACAAAAAAAAGGAAGTGTCTTGTGGCATTTGCAAACGCATAATCCTCGAGGAAGTATTTTAAAGTTAACTAAAAGAGCCGATGACAAGTACGGCGTAATGTTACCCAAAAAACTTTGTGGCCCTTTTACCTATTATGTGCAGGCAATTTTGCCCTATGCAAAACATTCTAAATCTGCGGGAGTATTGATAGGAGGATGGTGTGAACCAAAAATTATTTCAAGTGCTTGGGCAAAACAAAGCAAAGGCGAAGACGTAAGAAAAACAAATCAGTTTAATTATGGAGAACCGCTTTATCTTAATCTCTCTACAGAGGGATTAAATGGTGCTATTAATTTGATTATCGAAATACACCGAAGAGTTATGGGTGGAGATAGTGTAACAGATGATCAGTTGATAAAAGTTTATACCAAAACTCCTGTAAATAACGGAGAAGTAAATATCATTTTAACAGATACGCTTTCATGGCAACCAAAGCTCATGAGAAGAAAATACATAGAAGAATTTTATATTAAAGTAAAAGACCCCTTAACCAATACATATATAAAAGACGATTATAACGACGTTTATCATGCTCGCTATTTACGAATACAGGACCGAATTAATTTTGTTTTTCCTGAGAGGGACCTAGGTTTAAGCAAGTCAATGATTGGAGAGCTAAAACAATATGAGAGAAATGCAGGAACTTGTAAGTTTACAAGAATAGGAGTGAATTATAGGGGAGACGACGATTTGATTTTTGATGAAGGAAAGTTTATTCGCAAAATAAATCCTAAGGATAATTTTAGTACTGTAGAACAAATACACTACGATTATGATAAGTGGGATATCCGAAATGATGCAAAACCAATCTTGGATAAAGTTGCCGATTATTTAATATTACCGCCTTTACTTCCTGTTGAGTTAGGAGCACATACAGACAATAGAGGAACAGAAGAATATAATCTGGATTTATCTGCAAAACGAGCAGATTCGGTAGTTAAATATCTGATTTCAAAAGGGGTTCCTTCCTATTTAATCACTGGAAAAGGATACGGAAAAGCCAAGTTAATACACAAGGAAACAACTGTGTCAGAAGCACAGCACCAAGAAAACAGAAGAATAACATTACAATTTAAGATTTTTGATAATAATGCAGAAACACTTGTACATGATGTGGTAGTACCTAGTTATAAAAAACCGACGCAGTTAAGGATTAATATTGAGGGCTTTATTAGAAAAGGCTGTCATAAAAAAAAGGAACACCTCAATACGATCCAATCCCATGATAGTTATAAGCAGGCAGTGACTTATGATTTAACCGAAAACCAATCCAATTATATTGATGTTCAGCTCAATTCTCGATTGCCAACAGTACCCCATATTACTGATGTTTTTAATTTTGGAAACAATTATAGGAATATTTATAGTTACCATCTTAATTCCTGTACCTATTATTCAGGTACAAAACATCCCAGTTTTGCTATAAATGCGTATCCTGATATTGTTTGGGTAGGACATTTTCTATACAATTATAACATAAGAGAAGGAATGGATGAAAAACCAAAAACACCTTATTTTTTTCATGGAAAAACAGTAGAATTAAAAAACGGAATTACAGAGGAAGTAAAAGAACTCACCGATTCTATTATAGGGTTTCTTTTGAATTTTTTTCCTGGGGGCTGGGTGGGCGTTAATGTTATATTGCCCTATCTAGAAAGCCAAGCAGAGTATTACGATGTAGGATTACACGCTTACTACGATCGAGATATCGAGAAACGCGACGAGTTGTTAAGTTTACAAGGCTGTACCACCTTAGATTTTATTAAAGCAGATGCAACCACCAGGCGCATAGTGGCTTTAGTTATTTACCAAATCGTCGTTATAGGTCTCTTAATAGATTTAATTATGATCTTCCTAACCAGAGGAGGGAGCGCAAGTAGTAAAGTGGTTAAAATTGCATCAAAAGTAAAAAAAGGAACAGATTACCTTGATAAAATTGGAGCTGAGATTGTACCTCCTTCTATAGCTGTAAATACTGGTGTGTATTATAAGATGCAAGCCGACAGCAGAATGGCACTTATTTACGAAGCTAATATTAAAGCAGAGCCACTTGTAGCAATAAACTTTACCAAAAAGTACACCATAAAAAGCCTCCTAGACAGTAATGAAACAGACCCAAATAAGAAAAAAAGCAATGAAGCAATAGATGGTATATTGTCTAAAATAGGAAAGGATGATGTTACATTTAGTTTGACTATGGAGGGAGAAATAGCTTTACAACAAAATATACAATACAATGTACTAACAGAGCAATATACATTAAAAGACAAATTTAATAATTTACCTCAAAAAAATATAATCTGTCATAGTAAAAAAATAAGGGGTAGTATTTCATTAGAAGGAGCGATTGAAAAAAAATACTTTAAATTTTCACCACTTAAAACGGATATTTCCACTAATGTTAAATTAGAAATGTTTTGTGAAGCATTTGTAGTAACGGAATTTGGTTTTGATAAAAAGGACGGTAGAGGTTTGTTTATGACGCAAAAACTTAAATTTTCAGGATTAAAAGGAACTTTTAAAGGTGAAGCAACTGTCACAAGTAAAAAATTCGGGAGTTATAAATATTCTTCAATTGATGATAAATCGATTGATTTTAAAGTATTAGAAGGCTTCGAACAGATTCTAAAAACCATTTACTTTTTTAATACCACAACGATATAA
- a CDS encoding DUF4280 domain-containing protein, with product MSKKHIVVQGATCTCKYSNESQDDVLKVKTQSKHYTNDKEGTEKLTASTKEIGQTLEKNTFGTCKMQPNPSGTYNPCLVNITEWKNFYDKITLSNDGKVLVEDSKATCKMGTPDCITILDHGQIAELSAQNFKNENRDVLNKINPLLGLNDLTKPEFDFTGIEQK from the coding sequence ATGAGTAAAAAACATATTGTCGTGCAGGGTGCTACTTGTACTTGTAAATACAGCAATGAATCACAGGATGATGTCTTGAAAGTAAAAACACAATCCAAACATTACACAAATGATAAAGAGGGGACAGAAAAGTTAACTGCTTCTACAAAAGAAATTGGACAAACTTTAGAAAAAAACACCTTTGGTACCTGCAAAATGCAACCTAATCCGAGCGGAACCTACAATCCTTGCCTAGTTAATATTACGGAGTGGAAGAACTTTTATGATAAAATAACGCTAAGTAATGATGGAAAAGTTTTAGTCGAAGACAGTAAAGCTACCTGCAAAATGGGAACTCCGGATTGTATTACAATTTTAGATCATGGACAAATTGCAGAATTATCAGCACAAAATTTTAAAAATGAAAATAGGGACGTTTTAAATAAAATTAATCCATTGTTAGGTCTAAATGATTTAACAAAACCAGAATTTGATTTCACAGGCATAGAACAGAAATAA
- a CDS encoding adenine phosphoribosyltransferase, which translates to MQIKNYIRDIQDFPKEGILFKDITPLLNDPIAREESLKILLDSLEGQRIDKVIGAESRGFFFGMLLAQKLNAGFVPVRKPKKLPYETISAEYALEYGTDSLEMHIDAIKKGDKVLIHDDVLATGGTAKAMCDLVNELGGEIVQCNFLMELSFLNGRDKIKENPIFAAITY; encoded by the coding sequence ATGCAAATAAAAAACTACATACGTGATATTCAAGACTTTCCGAAAGAAGGAATTTTATTTAAAGACATCACTCCGCTCCTAAATGACCCAATTGCAAGAGAAGAATCTCTTAAAATTTTATTGGACTCTTTAGAAGGACAAAGAATAGACAAGGTAATTGGGGCTGAAAGTCGTGGTTTTTTCTTCGGAATGCTACTTGCACAGAAACTAAATGCTGGTTTTGTACCTGTAAGGAAACCAAAAAAGCTTCCTTATGAAACTATTTCGGCTGAATATGCTTTAGAATATGGTACAGATTCTTTAGAAATGCACATTGATGCTATTAAAAAAGGAGACAAAGTATTAATTCACGACGATGTTCTAGCCACTGGCGGAACTGCCAAAGCCATGTGCGACTTGGTAAATGAATTAGGAGGCGAAATTGTACAATGCAACTTTTTAATGGAGCTTTCTTTTTTAAACGGAAGAGATAAGATAAAAGAGAATCCCATTTTTGCCGCAATAACCTATTAA
- a CDS encoding GreA/GreB family elongation factor, with protein sequence MSQIILTTGIYDLIKDHLRRKKVTVEEETLLFAELKKASQVLRRDLPEDVVSVNRKVTYRDHVNNEEKTVVFVGPEKTKTSKNKISILSDEGIAMVGYKVGKLIEWPSKKGNLKLEILKVEEVQMA encoded by the coding sequence ATGTCACAAATTATTTTAACAACAGGAATATACGATTTAATAAAAGATCATTTAAGAAGAAAGAAAGTAACAGTAGAAGAAGAAACATTATTATTTGCTGAGCTTAAAAAGGCATCACAGGTTTTAAGAAGAGATTTACCTGAAGATGTTGTTTCTGTAAACAGAAAAGTAACTTATAGAGACCATGTAAACAACGAAGAAAAAACAGTTGTATTTGTAGGTCCTGAAAAAACAAAAACAAGCAAAAATAAAATTTCTATTCTTTCTGACGAAGGTATTGCAATGGTAGGGTACAAGGTAGGAAAGCTTATAGAGTGGCCTTCTAAAAAAGGCAATCTAAAACTAGAAATATTAAAAGTAGAAGAAGTACAAATGGCTTAA
- a CDS encoding DUF2490 domain-containing protein, with translation MLLRLPFFTLFSVIVLLFSTTLSAQTQNTFSGWNAVFFTYKLDNKFSIHFDGQVRSTDKLEDTQSFIARAGLNYNIKSNMIATIGYAYIGNNRTVMDIDGWVPEHRIWEQFIFNQQFTAVNRPLSLQHRFRLEQRFMGQPTIDQNELVTDSYDFAQRLRYFTRSIFPLSATNTFTNGAFVALQNEVFVNVENAPNGKFFDQNRAYLAIGWRLSPKFDIEAGYMNQFVLGKNNNTVNNIVQLAAYVRL, from the coding sequence ATGCTTTTACGATTACCTTTTTTTACTTTATTCAGTGTTATAGTTCTTTTGTTTAGTACAACTTTAAGCGCACAAACGCAAAATACTTTTAGTGGTTGGAATGCCGTTTTCTTTACTTATAAGTTGGATAATAAATTTAGTATCCATTTTGATGGACAGGTGAGAAGCACCGACAAATTAGAAGATACTCAATCTTTTATCGCCAGAGCAGGATTGAATTATAATATCAAAAGCAATATGATCGCCACGATTGGTTATGCCTATATTGGGAATAATAGAACTGTTATGGATATTGATGGATGGGTTCCAGAGCATAGAATATGGGAACAGTTTATCTTTAACCAACAATTTACAGCAGTTAATCGTCCTCTTTCTTTACAGCATCGTTTTAGGTTAGAACAGCGTTTTATGGGGCAACCTACAATTGATCAAAACGAACTTGTGACCGATAGTTACGATTTTGCACAACGATTACGTTATTTCACTCGTTCAATATTCCCACTTTCAGCCACTAATACTTTTACCAATGGTGCTTTTGTAGCCTTACAGAACGAAGTATTTGTTAATGTAGAAAATGCTCCCAACGGCAAGTTCTTTGACCAAAACAGAGCTTACTTAGCAATAGGGTGGAGATTGAGCCCTAAATTTGATATCGAAGCAGGGTATATGAATCAATTTGTGCTTGGTAAAAATAATAATACTGTTAATAATATAGTGCAATTAGCAGCTTACGTAAGGCTTTAA
- a CDS encoding helix-turn-helix domain-containing protein, which produces MIEILNLDKKHYPTGFSAHQIKSQDNTLLNKSFRSSFYQMFWVRSGELTLNLDNNLIHLNKFECSFVGINQVFSVETSSSFEVLLVCFEEDFFCRTDIDRQFLESCIFFNSDQAVKYKLHNSLKKAIVQYHQSLLHLCRQPYNELMYHFSHNTVERLLLFTQKGLLDKSYSPIETFKKSEVNLARNFRKLVKENLKEMRFVKDYADKLNISIKTLNEVCNSIYGKSPKKIIIEEIVIESKRLLRYTDLSIKEVAFELLFIDPSNFIRFFTNATGMSPKQYRTEFEEKRVYIPKPKSTTNTTTNTTTKE; this is translated from the coding sequence ATGATTGAAATTCTTAACCTTGACAAGAAACATTATCCAACCGGATTTAGTGCTCACCAAATTAAATCTCAAGATAACACGCTTTTAAATAAGTCATTCAGAAGTTCCTTTTACCAAATGTTTTGGGTAAGATCGGGGGAGCTTACGCTTAATTTGGATAATAATTTAATCCATCTGAATAAATTCGAATGCAGTTTCGTTGGTATCAACCAAGTGTTTAGCGTAGAAACCTCATCCAGTTTTGAAGTACTACTCGTTTGCTTTGAAGAAGATTTCTTTTGTCGCACTGATATTGACAGACAGTTTTTAGAATCATGCATATTTTTTAATTCCGATCAAGCCGTAAAATATAAATTACACAACTCTTTAAAAAAAGCCATTGTTCAGTATCATCAGTCCCTACTCCACTTATGTAGACAGCCTTACAATGAATTAATGTATCACTTTTCACACAACACTGTAGAGCGACTTCTCCTTTTTACTCAAAAAGGATTATTAGATAAGTCTTATAGTCCTATTGAAACATTTAAAAAATCTGAAGTAAATCTTGCTAGGAATTTCCGAAAATTGGTAAAAGAAAATCTCAAGGAAATGAGGTTTGTAAAGGATTATGCCGATAAACTGAATATATCAATTAAAACTTTAAATGAAGTATGTAATAGTATTTATGGTAAGTCACCTAAAAAAATAATTATCGAAGAAATTGTCATCGAAAGCAAGCGTTTACTTCGATACACTGACTTAAGCATTAAAGAAGTTGCATTTGAACTTCTCTTTATAGATCCTAGCAATTTTATTCGTTTTTTTACAAATGCCACAGGAATGTCTCCCAAACAATACAGAACAGAATTTGAAGAAAAAAGAGTGTACATTCCAAAACCAAAATCAACAACAAACACAACAACAAACACAACAACTAAAGAGTAA
- a CDS encoding sensor histidine kinase translates to MHKLFLLDPKTVFLLYFWANLFICILIFSYSFSYATTDNKKTLKIFGRGKLLLTIGWTLILLRGLISDFVSINIANTLIFFACYYETIAMLSMLKTKSNRCYKLQLSITIIVVLVFNIIVLIGSTINSRILIVSLGVFAIYLPVTVCYFTEKGYNFFRTFYILCYVAFEVLIILRMIHNYLNPQKDFFVYSIFDSLYSISLFLLALIGTVGFLLLVKEKQDLKIKKLLDDRNQFFSIIAHDLRGPLGSSAGLSEILTQNIEDYSREEIKEIIEMLHESNKNTYKLLENLLDWSKVQTGMIEFSPKKIMLNTLIMENIELNKNAALNKNISLSFESSELIEVEVDKNMIDTIVRNLLTNAIKFTDKHGEITVRFEKKHQKVAISITDNGIGIPDDIKENLFKINEKVTQRGTENERGSGLGLLLCSQFIKMHQGEIWIESEPGKGSTFKFTLPLVIEKE, encoded by the coding sequence ATGCACAAACTTTTTCTATTAGATCCTAAAACGGTTTTTCTGCTTTATTTTTGGGCAAACTTGTTTATCTGTATTCTTATTTTTAGTTATTCATTCTCTTATGCGACAACTGATAATAAGAAAACATTAAAAATATTCGGTCGTGGCAAGTTGTTGCTTACTATTGGCTGGACTTTAATTCTGTTAAGAGGTTTAATTTCAGATTTTGTCTCTATCAATATTGCTAACACGCTCATTTTTTTTGCATGTTATTATGAAACTATAGCCATGCTATCTATGCTCAAGACAAAATCGAATAGGTGTTATAAGTTGCAACTTAGCATTACGATTATTGTAGTTTTAGTTTTTAATATAATTGTATTAATAGGGAGTACGATTAACAGTCGTATTTTAATTGTATCACTTGGAGTATTTGCTATTTATTTGCCTGTAACGGTTTGTTATTTCACTGAAAAAGGATATAATTTTTTCCGTACTTTTTACATACTATGTTACGTTGCTTTTGAAGTTTTGATTATTTTAAGGATGATACACAATTATCTTAATCCGCAAAAAGACTTTTTTGTTTACAGTATTTTTGACAGTTTGTACAGTATAAGTTTGTTTCTACTGGCGCTAATTGGTACAGTTGGTTTTTTGCTATTGGTAAAAGAAAAGCAAGATCTTAAAATCAAGAAACTTTTGGATGATAGAAATCAATTCTTTTCTATCATAGCGCATGATTTGAGAGGGCCATTGGGATCTTCTGCAGGACTTTCGGAAATATTGACACAAAACATAGAAGACTACAGTCGCGAAGAAATTAAAGAAATCATAGAAATGCTTCATGAGTCAAATAAGAATACTTACAAGCTATTAGAGAATCTTTTAGACTGGTCGAAGGTACAAACAGGAATGATCGAGTTTAGTCCTAAAAAAATCATGCTAAATACGCTGATTATGGAAAATATCGAACTCAATAAGAATGCAGCTTTAAATAAAAACATTAGTCTTTCTTTTGAATCATCGGAACTTATTGAAGTCGAAGTAGACAAGAATATGATTGACACTATTGTACGTAACTTATTAACTAATGCAATTAAATTTACTGATAAGCATGGTGAGATTACTGTTAGGTTTGAAAAAAAGCATCAAAAAGTAGCTATATCCATTACAGATAACGGTATTGGAATTCCTGATGATATAAAAGAAAATTTATTTAAAATTAACGAAAAAGTAACTCAAAGAGGTACAGAAAATGAAAGAGGTAGCGGACTTGGTTTATTACTTTGTAGTCAGTTTATAAAAATGCATCAAGGCGAAATTTGGATCGAAAGCGAACCAGGAAAAGGCAGTACATTTAAGTTTACTTTGCCATTGGTGATTGAAAAAGAATAA
- a CDS encoding FAD-dependent oxidoreductase, with the protein MKKEETSWTICQECQGRGKKNRGISKKAKLNYQTALELFEKTNEGEAPVPPKGHLHTCINCSGSGLIPSTIHPIADTENYPHVAIIGGGIGGVALAVACLHRRIPFTLYERDNNFEARSQGYGLTLQQASKAIRGLGIQSLENGVISTKHVVHTTDGKIIGEWGLRKWMQPEATTSSKRSNIHIARQALRLALLNQLDGHDTVQWGHQLIDFKQSENESAELNFQVNGEIKNSKANLVVGADGIRSSVRKLLIGDDHTPLRYLDCIVILGICPLKALEEHTSTLLDSATVFQTANGNERIYIMPYTADSVMWQLSFPMSEEEAKNLSARGPKALKEEACRRTQWHDPIPQIVTATLETQISGYPVYDRELLKPELFNEAGQATLIGDAAHPMSPFKGQGANQALLDALMLARIISKNCGPLSEWKKNGLRKTVLTEFESEMLERSATKVKDSAEAAQFLHSEIVLHEGNTPRGTFAKKKTPEFY; encoded by the coding sequence GTGAAAAAGGAAGAAACAAGCTGGACTATTTGCCAAGAATGCCAAGGACGAGGTAAAAAAAACCGTGGAATTAGCAAGAAAGCAAAACTGAATTACCAAACAGCATTAGAGCTATTTGAAAAAACAAATGAGGGAGAAGCTCCAGTTCCTCCTAAAGGGCATCTTCATACCTGCATAAACTGTTCCGGATCAGGTTTAATTCCTTCTACTATACATCCTATTGCTGATACAGAAAACTATCCTCACGTTGCTATCATTGGTGGTGGTATTGGTGGTGTAGCGTTAGCTGTGGCATGTTTACACCGCAGAATCCCGTTTACTCTTTATGAACGTGATAACAACTTCGAGGCACGTTCTCAAGGCTACGGACTTACATTGCAACAAGCTAGTAAAGCAATTAGAGGATTAGGAATTCAATCTCTAGAGAATGGAGTAATCTCAACAAAACATGTTGTTCATACTACAGATGGAAAAATTATTGGAGAATGGGGACTCCGAAAATGGATGCAACCAGAAGCAACAACATCTTCCAAACGTTCAAATATACATATTGCAAGGCAAGCTCTACGCCTGGCATTACTCAACCAGCTTGACGGACACGATACGGTACAATGGGGACATCAATTAATCGATTTTAAGCAAAGCGAAAATGAAAGCGCTGAACTAAATTTTCAAGTCAATGGAGAAATAAAAAACTCCAAAGCAAATCTTGTAGTTGGAGCCGATGGTATTCGTAGTTCTGTGAGAAAATTGCTCATTGGCGATGACCATACTCCCTTGCGTTATCTCGATTGTATTGTCATATTAGGAATTTGCCCTTTAAAAGCGCTCGAAGAACATACAAGTACTTTATTAGATTCTGCTACTGTGTTTCAAACTGCCAATGGAAATGAACGAATTTACATAATGCCTTATACAGCAGACTCAGTAATGTGGCAACTTAGTTTTCCAATGTCTGAGGAAGAAGCTAAAAATTTAAGCGCCCGAGGTCCAAAAGCGCTCAAAGAAGAAGCATGTCGCAGAACACAGTGGCATGATCCGATTCCGCAGATAGTAACAGCAACACTAGAAACTCAAATTTCGGGTTATCCTGTTTATGACCGAGAATTACTCAAACCTGAATTATTTAACGAAGCTGGACAAGCAACTCTAATTGGAGACGCTGCGCATCCGATGAGTCCGTTTAAAGGACAAGGTGCAAATCAAGCGCTATTAGATGCACTGATGTTAGCTCGAATAATTTCAAAAAATTGTGGCCCTTTATCAGAATGGAAAAAAAATGGATTAAGAAAAACTGTATTAACTGAATTTGAATCGGAAATGCTAGAACGTAGCGCTACCAAAGTAAAAGATTCAGCTGAAGCAGCACAGTTTCTTCATTCCGAAATTGTACTTCATGAAGGCAATACGCCTAGAGGAACTTTTGCGAAAAAAAAGACGCCTGAATTTTATTGA
- a CDS encoding transposase, producing MKKFKNKYRIASARLQNWDYGTDGAYFITICTDKRQHFFGEIVMSKMELNQLGEIAHNIWAQIPDQFPYVELGNFVIMPNHTHGILIINKLQTMPDNSIEAPFLTPQSQSKVTNSENENIGGICGDKNPMLQENISRIIRWYKGRCSFEMRKINPDFNWQTRFHDHVIRNSRAFDTIQNYIEANPLKWKEDKFHL from the coding sequence ATGAAAAAATTTAAAAATAAATACCGTATCGCATCGGCACGATTACAAAATTGGGATTACGGAACGGATGGGGCATATTTTATAACGATATGCACTGATAAAAGGCAACATTTTTTTGGTGAAATTGTCATGTCTAAAATGGAATTAAATCAATTAGGTGAAATTGCGCATAATATTTGGGCACAAATCCCGGATCAATTTCCGTATGTCGAATTGGGTAATTTTGTCATAATGCCCAATCACACGCATGGAATTCTGATAATTAATAAATTACAGACGATGCCTGATAATAGTATAGAAGCACCATTTTTGACACCTCAATCACAATCGAAGGTAACGAATAGTGAAAATGAAAATATTGGGGGAATTTGTGGAGATAAAAACCCAATGTTGCAAGAGAATATTTCGCGTATTATTCGATGGTACAAGGGAAGGTGCAGTTTTGAAATGCGTAAAATCAATCCAGATTTTAATTGGCAAACACGTTTTCACGATCATGTTATTAGAAACTCAAGGGCATTTGATACTATTCAGAATTATATAGAAGCCAATCCTTTAAAATGGAAAGAAGATAAATTTCATTTATAA
- a CDS encoding helix-turn-helix domain-containing protein has product MSTLTKPNHIGRKISRIRELKDMKQEALAQAMGINQQAVSIMENSATIDEDKLIEVAKALGVSVEAIKNFSEEAVFNIIGNTVNNHDNASLNSTFQYQPTFNPLDKVVELYERLVQAEKDKVEYLETLLKGK; this is encoded by the coding sequence ATGAGTACACTAACAAAACCAAATCACATAGGGCGAAAAATTAGCCGTATTCGTGAATTAAAAGACATGAAACAAGAAGCATTAGCGCAGGCTATGGGAATAAATCAGCAAGCGGTTTCGATTATGGAAAATAGTGCAACTATTGATGAAGACAAACTAATCGAAGTAGCAAAAGCCTTAGGAGTAAGCGTAGAAGCAATTAAGAATTTTTCAGAAGAAGCTGTATTTAATATTATTGGTAATACAGTAAACAATCATGATAATGCATCATTGAATTCAACTTTTCAATATCAACCAACCTTCAATCCATTAGATAAAGTGGTTGAACTTTATGAGCGTTTGGTTCAAGCCGAAAAAGATAAAGTTGAATATTTAGAGACATTGTTAAAAGGGAAATAA